CGCCAAACCGGCAACCAGGCCGGCATGGCCGCTACCTATGGCTATATCGGGCATCACTACGAAAAACAGCAGCAATACGACAGCGCTTACTTCTTCCAACAACTCGCCCTGACACATTATCAAAGCGTACATGATACCTTCGGCATGGCAGGGATATACGAAAATCTGGGGACTATTCACGAAGACCTCGAAAAATACGACACTGCCCTGGCCTGCTTCCGCAATGCCCTGCAATTGTACGACCTGCACCACGATCATATTGCCGGCATTGAAGTGATTAACAACATCGGGGATGTACTCCGGAAAACGGGCGACTACAAAAACAGCATGCCCTATTCGAAAGAGGCACTGACGCTGGCACAACGAACCAATAACAAATACCAGGAAGCGGCCGCCTGTAAAGATGTAGCCAAAACATTCAGCCTCATGGGTCGTCACGACAGTGCCTATTATTATATGGAACAAAGCCGCAAATGCCTGCTGGAAATATACTCAGCGCAAAATAGCCAGCAGATGAACTTCCTGCAGGCTCTCTACGATACCGGTAAAAAAAATGATGAGATCCTGCAGCTGGAAAACAGTCATAAAATAAACCTTATCATATATATAGCCACCGGCATTGTACTGGTGCTCCTGATTATACTTGCCCTGGTTACCATCTCCCGGCAAAAATTAAAAATCAGTCAGACGCAAACAGTCTCCGAGAGAAATGCAGAGATCAATCGCGTACAAAAAGCCCAGCTGGAGCTGAAAAGCCGGCAGCTCGCCACCCATACCCTCGACGTGATACAGCGCAACCAGTTCCTCGATGAACTGCGTACGACCCTTTCTCTTATGGTAAAAGACGACAAAAGGGATCAAAAAAAACAACTGCAGCAACTGGTGATGAAAATAAGCCAGAATGTCAATCACGAACAACAATGGAAAGAATTCACGGGCATCTTCGAACAGGTGCACCAGGTTTTCTTCGACAAGCTCAATACGCTGTATACGGATCTGACCAATAACGATATCCGCCTGCTTGCCCTCCATAAAATGAATATGGACTCCAAAGATATGGCCACCATTCTCGGTATTTCACCCGATAGTTTACGTGTAGCCAGGTACCGGCTGAGGAAGAAATTAAACATCCCCGAAGGAGATACATTAGGCGCCTTCGTACAGGGGTTGTAACCACATAACATTACGGTAATGTTCCGGTAACATTATGGTAATGGCGGATGGTGTAACAAACAAATTTCTAATTATCAATCACTTACAATCTGTTTGTATACGCTGATTACGCTTTGTTTACGGCCCTGTTAACGCTGTATACGTTTTGCTTACGCTTGTTTCTTGTAATTTTTTTGATGGAAAATCACATTTGCGATGCCATTCATCCAGAACATGAACTGCATCAAATTCATCAAAATGAAAACAATTCTACAAACATGGCTATGCCTGCTGCTGAGTGTGACCATCGCACAGGCTGCCAGCCTGAAAGGGCATGTGTACGATCAGAAAACCGGGGAGCCGCTGGTAGGCGTTACCATCCTCCTGCAACCTGCCAATATAGTGGCAGTAACCGGACTTGACGGATCATTTGAGTTTAAAAAAATTGAAACAGGGAAGTTTTCCCTCGTAATTTCCCATCTTACCTACAAGACATTAACACAACAGGTAACAGTTACGGAGAAAGATAACCCCCTCCTGAATGTTTACCTCAGTGAACGCAGTAGCAAAAATCTCAGTGAAGTGATAGTGGCCGCCAACCAGAAGGCTTCTTCCGAGAAAACTGCCAGGAAGCTGGAACAGCAATCGATCCAGGTGATGAACGTAGTATCCGGCCAGGCCATAGAAGTATCGCCCGACCTCACCGTTGCCAATGTGATACAAAGGGTTTCCGGCATTTCCATTGAACGCAGCAGCAACGGCGACGGCCAGTATGCGATCCTGCGGGGGATGGATAAACGTTACAACTATACGCTGATTAATGGGGTGAAGATCCCCAGTCCGGATAACAAATACCGCTACGTGCCACTGGATATCTTCCCTTCCGAACTGCTCGACCGGCTGGAAGTATACAAATCGCTCACGCCCAACATGGAAGGTGATGCCGTAGGTGGTGTAGTAAATATGGTCATGAAAGATGCGCCCGCCCGGTTTCAGCTTAACGCCAATCTCGCCACAGGTTACAGCCAGGGCGTACTGGATAAGGGCTTCACGGGCTTTGATGCCGGCGGTATTCGCAGCAAGTCGCCCTATGAAGCACATGGCCCACTTTATAACGCCACGCCTGCCGACTTTGCGTCCGGGACACTGAACTATCAGTCAAAAAACTTCGTGCCCAACGTAGTAGCCGGATTATCTATAGGCCAGCGTTTCTTCAACAACAAACTCGGTGTCATACTGGCAGGAAGCTTTCAGAATAACTACCGCTCTACCACCAGCACCTTATACAGCGCCTCTTCCGCAGAAACAGATAAAATATTTGTAGTTACCGACCAGCAGGAACGCCAGTACAGTGAGCGCCAGCAGCGCAGCGGTTTTCATGGCAAGGCAGATTATGCTTTCAATGAAAACAACAAGCTCTCCCTCTACAGCGCTTACATGAACCTGCTCAGCTTCCAGACCCGGGAAAGCGTATCCACCAGCTTTTCCAGCGATTATAAACCGGAAACCGGCGATGCAAAACTCAGCTATTCCAGCCGTTCCCGGAAAACCAATCAGCAGATCTACAACGCTACCCTGACAGGCGATCACAAGCTCGTTCCCGGCAAACTGAAACTGCATTGGGCAGCGGTGTTCTCTTCTGCAAGGAATGAAATACCGGACAATACTACGATTACACTGAATGGTGTGCGCAAGGCTAACGTCGACAGCCGTACGACAGTCGATAAAAACAACCGTCGCTGGGAACGCAATACCGATGATGATCTGGCCGGTTATCTCGATTTGACCTATAGTACACGGATTGCCGGCGCCAGGGTGGATTTCTCTGCGGGAGGCCTCTACCGCGATAAACAGCGCAGCGCCTTTTACAACAACTATGTGTTCAAACCACAAAATACCGGCGCGCTATACGGAAAGGACTTTACTGCCTATACTGATGTACAATGGGATATTCAGAACCCTAACGGCTCAGTAGCCAATGCACTCACTTACGATGCCTCCGAGAAAACAGCCGCCGGATACGGCATGTTCCGGCTGAAAACATCCGGCTGGGAAGTTACCGGAGGGGTGCGGGTAGAACATACCAACCAGGGCTATCATATGCTTTTTCCCCAGGGAGAAGACCGGCCCACCGGCAGCCAGGTATATACAGATGTATTGCCCAGCCTGAACCTGAAGTATGAGCTCACTCATCATCAGAACCTGCGTGGCTCTTACTTCCGCTCTCTCAACCGCCCCGGCTTTTTTGAAATTGTTCCGGGAAAAATTGTACAGGAAGAATATGTGGAACGCGGTAACCCTGATCTGAAGCGCGCTATCGCCGACAATCTCGATCTCCGATATGAACTCTTTCCCAATCATACCGATCAGTTGCTGGCAGGCATTTTCTACAAGCGGATACAAAACCCGATTGAAAATACCATCCAGGCAGATGCCGTTCGCGGACAGGACCAGTTCTACGCTCCCGGTAACTTTGGTAACGCCAACAACTACGGACTGGAAATAGACTATATCAAATTCTTTCATAAAATAGGGTTCAAAGCCAATTATACCTATACCCATTCCAGTATCACCACCTCCAAAAGTAAACGGATCAGGGACAACGACGGTAACCTGAAACTCATCTCCGTGGAACAGACCAGACCACTGTACGGCCAGTCCGAACATATCGGTAACCTGTCGTTCCTGTACAAAGACACCCGCAACGGCTGGGATGCCCAGTTGGCCGGCGCGTACACCGGCCCAAGGATCAATACCGTTTCCCAGTTCGCAGACAACGATTTCTGGCAGAAAGGCTTCATCCAAATGGATGTATCCGTGGAAAAAACTTTCAGAAACCGTATCAGTGTATATGCCAAAGCCGGTAACCTGCTGAACACGCCGGCGGTTATCTTCATCAAAGGAGCGAATACCAAAAACGCAGATATACCAGGACAGGGTAAAGTCAATGAAACACTGATCAGAAAAGATTATTACAAACAGACTTACCTCGTTGGTGTGCGTTACAAATTATAAACCTGATTAAAATATTCATCATGATAAACTATCAAAAATTATTACTGGCTTCGTTACTCGCCGTTGTTGTTTTCGCTGGTTGTAAGAAAGCCAACAGCGATGTGGTGATTACTCCCGAAGTAGTAGGCTCCGGTACTGTAAAAGGGGAAGTATCTGGTATATGGACAAGAGGAAGCGTTAAAAGGGTTTCCGGTGATATCATTATTCCGGAAGGGAAATCACTCACGATCGAAGAAGGCGTGCTGGTAATCATGGATACGCTTGCAAAACCTGAAGTGATCGTTAAAGGAAATCTTTATGTAACCGGCACTACCGATAACCCGGTACGGTTCACTATTGAAGAAAATCTCCGTACCGACAGCCGCAAATTCGGCAAGCTGTGGGGCGGTATACTTGCCGCACAATCCTGCTCAGAACTGCTGTTGGAAAATGCTATCGTGGAATATGGCGGTGGTACCACCACGGAGTCGTCCACCTCTGTAAAAATGGGGCTGTACAAGGCTACCAGCGGGGAAAACCTGCCTGCTTTATGGTATAGCAATGTAAACGGAAAACTGGTAGTGACCAACTGCATTTTCCGGAACTTCTTCGAAGATTGTACCTATATAGAAGGTGGCAAAATCATCTTCTCGAATAATAAATTTTATACTACCGGCCTTACCGGCGGGGAAGGTATCAATATCAAATCCGGTTGCATTGCCGACGTAGCTTATAACCTCTTCTACTCCAACAATACCAATGCACTGAAACTCTCTAACTCCGGCGACCGTACGCCGCAGGCTCACGTGATCGCTTATAACAATACCCTGCTGAATACAGGCTGGAGAAGGCCTACCGTTAAGGGCGGATCTGTATGGCTGGAAGCAACAGTATTTGCAGAACTTTATAATAACCTGTTTGCGAATACCAGGTTTGGAATTAAGAGAGATACCAAAAAGCCGGAAGATACCCGCTCCGTCATCAGCAACAACCTTTACTATGGCTACGATCAGCTGACAGTAGATCAGTTTCAGCCATCTAAGGATGTAGTGGCAGGAAAGAAAGATGTGATAGGTACAAAGGCCGGTGAAAACGATCCTAAGTTTGTCAGCTATCCGCTGAACACAGCTGTTTCCAGCCCGGATTTCAATACCGGCTGGGACTTTCACCTGCAGGCAGGCTCTCCTGCCCTCGGTGCAGGCATTACCACATTCACCCGTAACTTCGCCAATGGTGTACAGATAAACGGCACCACTTATACTTCTCCCGCTCCTTCTTCTTTCATCGGTGCATTTGGTACCCGTAATTAACAGATCTAACAGTAATGAGTAAACGTAATATCATATTATCCACAGCAGTTCCCGGACTGCTGTGGATATTCTCCTGCGCCACACCTACCGGTACATTAACAGCCGGGATACCAGCAAATATAACAGATACGACTACACGTAATGCTATTTACGATACCGTTACCCCTATCCGGCCGGTAGTGATCACCGAACCGGTGAAATTTGACTCGGATGATCCGGCTATCTGGGTGAACCCGAAAGATCCTTCTCAAAGCCTCATCATTGGTACCGACAAAGCCGCTGAAGGCGCCCTTTATGTATTCGATCTGCAGGGTAAGATCAGGCAGATCGTACCTCATCTGCAGCGCCCGAACAACGTGGATGTAGCGTATGGCCTTGTGCTGAACGGACGGCCTGTCGATTATGCCGTTACCACCGAGCGGTACACCCACAAGCTCCGTTTCTTTTCCCTGCCGGATATGCAGCCCATCGACGATGGCGGCATTCCTATATTTGAAGGCGAGCAGGGCAAACAATACCGCGATGGCATGGGCATTGCCATTTATACCAGCAAAACAGGACAACATTACGCCATCGTAGGCCGCAAAGACGGGCCACAGAATGGCAGTTACCTCTGGCAATACCTGCTCAGCGACAATGGCGCCGGGAAGATAAAAGCTACCCTCGTACGAAAATTCGGTTACTACAGCGGTAAAAAAGAAATAGAATCCATCGCAGTTGATAACGAGAACGGCTATATTTACTATTCTGATGAACAACATGGGGTGCGGCAATACTATGCCGACCCGGAAAAAGGTAACAAAGAATTAGCATTGTTTGCTACTACCGGGTTTACGGAAGATCACGAGGGAATATCCATTTATAAAACTACTCCTGATAAAGGATACCTCCTTGTTTCCGACCAGGGGGCCAATAAGTTTCATATCTTTAGCCGTTCCGGCACCAGCCACGCCCTGCTGAAAGTGATCAGGGTAAGCGCCGGTCATAGTGATGGTTCCGATATGGTAAACGTACCGTTGAATGAAACATTCCGCCACGGCCTTTTCGTAGTAATGAGCGACGACCGCACTTTTCATTACTACCGCTGGGAAGATATCAGCAAAGGCCTGGAACAAACGTCCGTAAAAAAATAGCTTTCTATATATGAAAACGCTCTTCATTGCATCCCTTTGCCTCAGCTGCATCTTCAGCGGTGTACAAGCACAGGAAGCCGCAAAGAAAAAAAATGTGCAACCCGCACTGATCCGCGGACCCTATCTGCAGGCAGCCGCCAGCAACAGCATCGTTATCCGCTGGCGCACCGACGTTTCCGCCCGCAGCCGCGTAAGGTTCGGCACCACGCCCGATAAACTGGATCAGCAGTCCGACGACGCCACCCTGGTGACAGAGCACAAAGTAAAACTCAACGGCCTGCAGCCCGGCACCCGCTACTACTATGCCATCGGCGGATTCAAAGATGTGCTGCAGGGCGACAGCAGCAACTACTTCATGACGCTGCCGGAAGCAGGTAAAACCGGCCTATACAGGATAGCCGCCCTCGGCGACTGTGGCGACAACTCCGTTAACCAGCGCCAGGTAAAAGAACAACTGCTCAAATACCTCGGCAATAACTACCTGCAGGCCTGGATACTCCTGGGCGATAATGCTTATCCCGACGGCACCGATGCAGAGTTCCAGACGAAGTTCTTCAACGTTTATAAAGACGACCTGCTGAAAAAATTCCCGCTGTTCCCGGCGCCGGGCAATCATGATTATCATGATACCGACCTGTCGGCCAAATACGCACAGGAAACGCATCAGACGTCTTATTACCAAAACTTCACCATGCCTGCTGAAGGCGAATCAGGCGGCCTGCCTTCACATACCCAGGCGTTCTATTCGTTCGACATCGGCAATGTGCATTTCCTGTCACTCGACAGCTACGGCAAAGAAGACAGTGCCTACCGTCTTTACGATACCCTGGGGCCGCAGGTAAGATGGATCAGGGAAGACCTGGCCGCCAACAAAAACAAAGGCTGGGTGATTGCTTACTGGCACCATCCGCCCTATACCATGGGATCGCACAACTCCGACGAAGAAGATGAGCTGATAAAGATTCGTGAGAACTTCATACAGGTACTTGAGCGCAACGGAGTAGACCTCGTATTGAATGGCCACAGTCATAACTATGAAAGATCCAGGCTGATGAAAGGCCACTATGGCATGTCGGCTACTTTTGATCCGGCCCGCCACAATCTCAGTAATTCCTCCGGCCGCTACGATGGCAGCCAGAATGCTGCACCCTATGTAAAAGACAGTATCCGCAATGCGGGAACGGTATATGTGGTAAGCGGCTCCGCCGGTAAACTGGGTGGTAAGCAAACACCATACCCGCATAAGGCCATGTATTTTGCAGATGCAGACCACGGCGGATCCAGCCTGCTGGAGATACAGGACAACCGCCTCGACCTGAAATGGATCTGCGCCGATGGTACTATCCGCGATCAGTTTACTATGATGAAGAATGTGGGCAAACAGCACGACATCCATATTAAAAAGGGCGAATCGGCCACGCTTACGGCTTCTTATGTTGGCAGTTATAAATGGAACAACAGCCGGGAAACCTCCCGCAGCATTGAGGTGAAACCCACTGCTGCTGTTACAAAATACACCGTAACTGATCCTTACAATCAGGTAAAAGATACCTTCACCGTGCATGTATCGAAATAAGCTGCTATGGTGCCTGTTTGTGCTTGCCGCCGTTGCTGCTGCATGGGGATTTAAACAGGCAGGGCAAAATATTGGTGTGGAAAACACACTGGCCATTTTCAGGGAAGGCGCAGCTGATTTTGCCAGCGCCTCCCTGGAACTGGAAAAATGTGTACGGGGTATAGACAGCCGGCAGCCAGCCACCATCGATAGTGCCAAAGCAGCGTTGCGGAGATGCCGCCTTCAATACAAACGAATCGAATTTTTCCTCGACTATTTTTTCTACAGCTCTTCCCTTGCTTTCAACCGGCCGGCAAAAACGGAAATTGAAGAACCGTATATGGAATACGATGCCCCGGTAGGTTTGCAGCAAATCGCGGTATTGTTGTTTGACGAAGAGCCCTTCTCTCAAAAGCAGGCATTGCTGGAACAGGCAACAGTGGTCAGTTCCACGGCCACCGATCTGGCCTCGCTGCTATATGGCTTCAATACGACCGATAAAGCTATCCTGGAAAGCGTGCGACTGGAACTGGTACGGCTATACGCTAAAGGTATTACAGGATTCGACGCTCCTGAGTTAAAAAGCAGTATTCCTGAAACGGCGCAGTCGCTCCAAACGCTCCGGGATGTGCTACAGCCCTGGCTGCGCATCTCATCTCCCGAAAGCAAAATGGTAAGCAACTACCTGAACCAGTGTATTGTATACCTGCGGCAGCACCCCGATTTCGATAGCTTCGACCGCCTCACCTTCCTCTCCGAGTATGCGTTACCGTTACAAACCGGTTTGGGGCAATTAATCCGTACGCTACATCTCGAACAACATACCCGGAGCGCGCTGAACTACGATGCACCGCACCTTTTCAGTAACAACGCTTTAAACCCCGCCGCTTTCGCTGACGGTGTTGTTGTTACCCCGGCCCTGAAAAAACTGGGCAAACGGCTCTTCTTTGAAAATGCGCTTTCGGGTAATAATAACCGTAACTGCGCTACCTGCCACCAGCCAGAAAAATATTTCAGCGACGGCCTTCGTACCAGTCTTGCCCTGGATGAAAAGCATTATGTGCGCAGAAACGCGCCCAGCCTGTATTACGCCGGCTTTCAATACGCGCAGTTCTGGGATGGCCGCGCCGGCAACCTGCACAAACAGATACTGGAGGTGATCAGTAATCCGGAAGAAATGAACGGCATACACGCCGTTGTTATCCGCCGGCTTAAAGACAGCAGTACTTACCAGCTGGCCTTCCGGGAAGCTTTTCCGGAAGATACCAACGCCATCAGCATGCCCCACCTCGCCACCGCCATAGCTGCCTGGCTCCGGACACTGGCCCCTATGAACAGCCCGCTGGACGCCTATTTCGCAGGTAACAAAAACGCCCTGACGCCTGCGCAAAAACGAGGCTTCAATCTCTTCATGGGTAAGGCACAATGCGCCACCTGCCATTTTGCACCTTTATTCAATGGTCTTACACCTCCGCTATACCAGTTCACTGAATTCGAAAACCTTGGTGTTCCCCTGCACAACAATCTTCAGGCCCCTGTATCCGACACGGATCACGGCCGGTTCGGATTCTTCCCTGTCAAATACTATCAGCGGGCATTTAAAACGCCCACAGTACGGAATGCAGCTGTTACCGCCCCTTACATGCACAACGGCATTTTTCCTGATCTGGAAACAGTCATGAAATTCTACAATGAAGGCGGAGGAAATGGTCTGGGCCTGAAAGACCCGTATCAGACGTTGTCGCCGGCGAAGCTGCATCTGACGGATGAGGAGATCAGGGAGGTGGTTGATTTTATGCGGGGACTAACGGATAAGAGAATTACGAATTAAGAATTACGAATTACGGATCAGAGCGAAGACCTAAGCGGATAATAGCATTTAAGTTATTCGCTTAGGTCTTCGCTCTGATCCGTAATTCGTAATTCTTAATTCGTAATTCTAACCTCCTTCAGTTCATACCCCTTCCCCGCTCTGTACACATATCTTTCTTCAGCAACAAAAGCAGCAGTTTTCCGGCCTTTCAGCACAGCTTTGATCTGGCTGGGCAGGGCGTCGGTATCAGCTGCATTGATGGTACCTTTCAGGGTAATGATGATGTCTCTGAAGTACGTTTTATTGGAGGGATCTACGCGGTATTCGCTGGTCCACGACGATTCCTGTTCTTCAGGATCTACCTGGGTTTTCGCAACGCCGTAGGCGGCCATGATCTGTTGATATCCGCCGTTGATACCGGCAACGAGGTAGTAGTCTTTCGTAAAGGGCCCGCCACCCGGACCATTCGAATGAGGAAGTACAAAGGCGTATTGATCTTTACCAATCAGCAATGGCCGGGGAGTAGGGCATTGCGCGAAGGCGCCGTATGAGGCGATGGCAGGTTGATACATACGCAGTTTCCAGCCCTGGTCGGTCAGCACAAATTTGGCGAGGCCCAGGAGGCCGCCGGTAAAGCGGGATACCTGGAGGCCTTCGGCATCAAATACAGAGTGGTTAAACGCCACTACTTTGTATTGCATACCGGAGGAATCTTTAAAATCCATCACGTTGATGACACGGGTAGCTACTCCATCCCGGAAGGGGAAGGCCTCTACTTCTTCCTGGTTTGCATCGGGATAAACTTTGGATTGGCAGGTTTTGCATTCCCAGTTCACCAGCTCATCTTTTCCTTCCTTTCCATAGGAGCGGCTGTAATACTTGCCGGGAAACAGCTGCAGCATGGCCTTCTGAGCATCGAAGGTACCCGCCAGCAGCAGGGTGCGGTTTTGAAGAATGGTGTCGCTGACATTCTTTTTTACCATATCCACACCGCCTCCGGTTTGGGCGGCAACATCAACAACCAGCCCACAAAATAAAGTGGCTGTAACAAACAATCGTCTGATCATAGTTATATCGTATTTAAATAGCTGTCTGCTGATAGCAACTAAAGGCTAAAGGCTAACAGCTTTCAAAGGTACGTATCCGTGTTAAAAAACCGGCAGTAACCTTACCTTTGTCCGGTTAATTGGTTAATTTGATCACAGGAGGATACCCAGATGATAGAAGATATACAATTACAGCTGCGGACGGTGAACGTAACCCGATATGTAACTCCTTTGCGGGAAGGTGGATCGCTGCCGGCTATCGCGGAAGCTGACGACGACTTCCTTTATGCCCTGAAGTTCCGGGGGGCCGGGCAGGGCGTAAAAGCGCTGATTGCGGAACTGATAGGTGGAGAAATTGCCCGGTTGCTGGGCCTGAAAGTACCGGAAATTGTATTTGCCAATCTCGATTCCGCGTTTGGACGTACAGAACCGGATGAGGAAATTCAGGATCTGCTGAAGAAAAGCGTAGGGCTGAACCTGGCGATACACTACCTTTCGGGCGCCGTTACTTACGACCCTACCGTGAACAAAATACCTTCTCCCCTCGCCTCTCAGATTGTGTGGCTGGACTGTTTGCTTACCAACGTAGACCGTACACCGCGCAACACCAATATGCTGATGTGGCGGAATGAGCTGTGGCTGATCGATCACGGCGCTTCTCTCTATTTCCATCACTCCTGGCAGAACTGGCAGGAACAATCTGTACGGCCCTTTGTGCAGGTGAAAGATCACGTATTACTGCCACAGGCCGGCGACCTGGAAAAAACAGATGCCGCCTTCCGGCTGCTGCTCACGCCGGAGCGTATACGTAACGTTGTACATCTTATTCCCGACGAATGGCTGACCGCCGATAATACCGACACAGCGGAAGAAAGAAGGGAAGTATACTATAACTTTTTAATCAACCGGATCCAACACTCCGGAATTTTTGTAAAAGAAGCACTGCATGCAAGAACAACACTTATATGAATACGCCGTCATACGCATAGTACCCAGCGTAGAACGCGAAGAATTTTTGAATGTTGGTGTGATCCTTTATTGCAAACAGCAAAAATTCCTGCAGGCCGTTTATACCCTGAATGAAGAGAAACTGGCTATTTTTTCTCCGAAGACAGATATCAATATGATCCGCCCTTACCTCGATGCCTTCGTAGAGATTGCCAAAGGCGGACCTTCCGGCGGGCCTATCGGCCGGCTGGATCTTGCTTCCCGCTTTCGCTGGCTCACGGCCACACGTAGCAGCGTAGTACAAACCTCCCGTGTACACCCCGGGTTTTGCCATGAAAATGCAGCAGATACTTTGAAGAAATTGCTGGAGCAGTTGGTATTGTAGAGAATTACTTCCTCTTCTTCCTCAACAGGGCTACCATCGCCAGTAATACCAGCACACCGGTAAGCACTGCTATAGCCAGCAGCCAGTCACTGTCGATCGTAACAGGAGCCGGGCTATCCAGCAGGGAATAGCATAGATGAGAGTTATGGAGTTTAGTCATTAACAGCTTTGCTTAAATATTGTCCTACTACCGGGCAGCAAAATATATTGCAATTTTATGGCGGCCACCATAAAATCAAAAGTAACAGGAATAAA
The genomic region above belongs to Chitinophaga sp. 180180018-3 and contains:
- a CDS encoding tetratricopeptide repeat protein — encoded protein: MKWFFLLLLLICTINTFATRDSLQLQLRAAAKLSQQSPDAAFLALRKLHDQAVAAGNDPGAGKCLQEMGRVCYTLGHYAKSLEYYHQAANIFIAAKDKNAEAAVLNDIGQLQYRNINRKAAKQQYDKALLLYRQTGNQAGMAATYGYIGHHYEKQQQYDSAYFFQQLALTHYQSVHDTFGMAGIYENLGTIHEDLEKYDTALACFRNALQLYDLHHDHIAGIEVINNIGDVLRKTGDYKNSMPYSKEALTLAQRTNNKYQEAAACKDVAKTFSLMGRHDSAYYYMEQSRKCLLEIYSAQNSQQMNFLQALYDTGKKNDEILQLENSHKINLIIYIATGIVLVLLIILALVTISRQKLKISQTQTVSERNAEINRVQKAQLELKSRQLATHTLDVIQRNQFLDELRTTLSLMVKDDKRDQKKQLQQLVMKISQNVNHEQQWKEFTGIFEQVHQVFFDKLNTLYTDLTNNDIRLLALHKMNMDSKDMATILGISPDSLRVARYRLRKKLNIPEGDTLGAFVQGL
- a CDS encoding TonB-dependent receptor; translated protein: MKTILQTWLCLLLSVTIAQAASLKGHVYDQKTGEPLVGVTILLQPANIVAVTGLDGSFEFKKIETGKFSLVISHLTYKTLTQQVTVTEKDNPLLNVYLSERSSKNLSEVIVAANQKASSEKTARKLEQQSIQVMNVVSGQAIEVSPDLTVANVIQRVSGISIERSSNGDGQYAILRGMDKRYNYTLINGVKIPSPDNKYRYVPLDIFPSELLDRLEVYKSLTPNMEGDAVGGVVNMVMKDAPARFQLNANLATGYSQGVLDKGFTGFDAGGIRSKSPYEAHGPLYNATPADFASGTLNYQSKNFVPNVVAGLSIGQRFFNNKLGVILAGSFQNNYRSTTSTLYSASSAETDKIFVVTDQQERQYSERQQRSGFHGKADYAFNENNKLSLYSAYMNLLSFQTRESVSTSFSSDYKPETGDAKLSYSSRSRKTNQQIYNATLTGDHKLVPGKLKLHWAAVFSSARNEIPDNTTITLNGVRKANVDSRTTVDKNNRRWERNTDDDLAGYLDLTYSTRIAGARVDFSAGGLYRDKQRSAFYNNYVFKPQNTGALYGKDFTAYTDVQWDIQNPNGSVANALTYDASEKTAAGYGMFRLKTSGWEVTGGVRVEHTNQGYHMLFPQGEDRPTGSQVYTDVLPSLNLKYELTHHQNLRGSYFRSLNRPGFFEIVPGKIVQEEYVERGNPDLKRAIADNLDLRYELFPNHTDQLLAGIFYKRIQNPIENTIQADAVRGQDQFYAPGNFGNANNYGLEIDYIKFFHKIGFKANYTYTHSSITTSKSKRIRDNDGNLKLISVEQTRPLYGQSEHIGNLSFLYKDTRNGWDAQLAGAYTGPRINTVSQFADNDFWQKGFIQMDVSVEKTFRNRISVYAKAGNLLNTPAVIFIKGANTKNADIPGQGKVNETLIRKDYYKQTYLVGVRYKL
- a CDS encoding metallophosphoesterase family protein — translated: MKTLFIASLCLSCIFSGVQAQEAAKKKNVQPALIRGPYLQAAASNSIVIRWRTDVSARSRVRFGTTPDKLDQQSDDATLVTEHKVKLNGLQPGTRYYYAIGGFKDVLQGDSSNYFMTLPEAGKTGLYRIAALGDCGDNSVNQRQVKEQLLKYLGNNYLQAWILLGDNAYPDGTDAEFQTKFFNVYKDDLLKKFPLFPAPGNHDYHDTDLSAKYAQETHQTSYYQNFTMPAEGESGGLPSHTQAFYSFDIGNVHFLSLDSYGKEDSAYRLYDTLGPQVRWIREDLAANKNKGWVIAYWHHPPYTMGSHNSDEEDELIKIRENFIQVLERNGVDLVLNGHSHNYERSRLMKGHYGMSATFDPARHNLSNSSGRYDGSQNAAPYVKDSIRNAGTVYVVSGSAGKLGGKQTPYPHKAMYFADADHGGSSLLEIQDNRLDLKWICADGTIRDQFTMMKNVGKQHDIHIKKGESATLTASYVGSYKWNNSRETSRSIEVKPTAAVTKYTVTDPYNQVKDTFTVHVSK
- a CDS encoding right-handed parallel beta-helix repeat-containing protein, which translates into the protein MINYQKLLLASLLAVVVFAGCKKANSDVVITPEVVGSGTVKGEVSGIWTRGSVKRVSGDIIIPEGKSLTIEEGVLVIMDTLAKPEVIVKGNLYVTGTTDNPVRFTIEENLRTDSRKFGKLWGGILAAQSCSELLLENAIVEYGGGTTTESSTSVKMGLYKATSGENLPALWYSNVNGKLVVTNCIFRNFFEDCTYIEGGKIIFSNNKFYTTGLTGGEGINIKSGCIADVAYNLFYSNNTNALKLSNSGDRTPQAHVIAYNNTLLNTGWRRPTVKGGSVWLEATVFAELYNNLFANTRFGIKRDTKKPEDTRSVISNNLYYGYDQLTVDQFQPSKDVVAGKKDVIGTKAGENDPKFVSYPLNTAVSSPDFNTGWDFHLQAGSPALGAGITTFTRNFANGVQINGTTYTSPAPSSFIGAFGTRN
- a CDS encoding phytase, with product MSKRNIILSTAVPGLLWIFSCATPTGTLTAGIPANITDTTTRNAIYDTVTPIRPVVITEPVKFDSDDPAIWVNPKDPSQSLIIGTDKAAEGALYVFDLQGKIRQIVPHLQRPNNVDVAYGLVLNGRPVDYAVTTERYTHKLRFFSLPDMQPIDDGGIPIFEGEQGKQYRDGMGIAIYTSKTGQHYAIVGRKDGPQNGSYLWQYLLSDNGAGKIKATLVRKFGYYSGKKEIESIAVDNENGYIYYSDEQHGVRQYYADPEKGNKELALFATTGFTEDHEGISIYKTTPDKGYLLVSDQGANKFHIFSRSGTSHALLKVIRVSAGHSDGSDMVNVPLNETFRHGLFVVMSDDRTFHYYRWEDISKGLEQTSVKK